CACCAACACAAATAACAACAACTTGAACGGCAGCGAGATCACCGCCGGTGGCAACATCAACATCCCCATCGAAATCGTCACGCTGGCGACCACCAAGTCGACGATCAAGAATGGCAAGTAAATCTGAAAGCCCATCAAGAATGCGACCTTCAATTCACTCAAGATGAACGCCGGCAACATGACGCGAATCGGAACGTCTTCGAATCCACTGGGAACGGGCCCGTCAGGATCCATGTAGTTCAAAAACAGCAACACGTCTTCGTGATTTTCCGCCTGATCGATCTGCCGAGCCATGAAACGCCGAATCGGCAAAGCCCCCGCCTCGAACGCCTCGGTCAACGACATTTCGATTTCGGGATCGGTGTACGGCTTGATCGCGTCGTCGTACACCTCGTTCCAGACCGGTGTCATGACGAACAGCGTCATGAATAATGCAACACTGGTCATCACCTGGCTGGGCGGCAGCGACTGCAAACCGATGGCCTGTCGCAGCAATCCCAACACGATCACGATGCGGACATAACAGGTCGTCATCAACAGCACCGCGGGCGCTAGACTTAACACGGTCAGCAACAGCAAGATCTGCAAGCTGCTGGCCATCCCCTCGGGACTGGTCCACTTTTCCGGACCACCGCCCAAGAAGTCCAACGATTCGGGCGTCAATTCGACCGGCTGTCTTGGCAATACCGTCGCGTCGGCCATGGGGTCGATGTCCGACGCGGCACCGTTTTGCCCCCAGACGGTCGCCGGAGCGCAGCACCCAACCCAGACAAGCAACAGCAGTCCGGCGGTACGCATCGGGATCAATTCAGGTCACTCCGTTGACCATGGAAGGCATTGAACCGTTCACAACGAAGAGTCGCAAAATCGCGAATTTCGTTCAAGTCAGATTGCCAGACGTCCGACCGGCGACGTGAAACACAGCAGTTTCCCACCGGAATCCCACGCCGCGATCGGCGTCAAATGCCAGCATCAGCGTTGGTTTCGCGGCATCAGCTGTAGATGGTTTCAAAATCATCCGATGCGGCGACCGCATTGAAACCGTTGGCATAAAACCCGGTACCATTGACATCCAAGACGTCGTCGTCGGCGCCGCCATCCAGGTCGGCAAAGACGGCATCGGACGCATCGATACGCAACCGGTCGTTGCCGCTGGAAAGCTGAACATCCAACTCATCCACGTCGATCCCGAAAAGACTGACGTAGTCGTTGTGGCGGCCGGAGTTCACATCCAAGTGGTCGGCGTCCAAATAGGACGCGACGAACGTGTCAAAGCCGTCACCCATGTCGGCTTCCAGTTTCCCGCCGACATCGATGTTGCGCATCCACCAATAATCATTGCCGTCCTGCCAAGCGTCGTCGTCCAAATCGATGTCGTTCAACACCGTGACATCCATCATCGTGATGCGGTCATTGCCCCGCCCGGTGCGGATTTCCAAATCGCTGTGGGTGAACGCGTTCATTCGAACGTCGCGGATCAACACGTGATCGTCGCCGCCGTTCAATTCGATTCGCAAATCGTCCAACGATACCCACTGGGACCCGGTGTAGAACTTCGTCGCAAGGACGTACGACGCTTGCCCCTCAATCGTGGTCGCAGCGCCGCCGTGGTTCAGGCCGTTGATGTGCAAATAGTCCCCGATCTGGCGCACTTCCACACCGTTGGACCAACCGTCGCCGGTCAATTCGACATCCATACGGCTTCCGGAAATGTCGACGTCCACCGCGACATCGCCGGCCATCAGCTTGCGACTTTCCAGTGGTTGGACTCCTAGACGACGTGGCCGCACGCTGCGGCGATGGTTTTGGCGTTTCATCAATACTGTCTCCCCGATTTTTGAAATGGAAATCGGTGCCCGAGCCGGAACATCCGGGTCCGCTGATGCCGAGTCGACGTCAGCGGCGATTCACCCGCGGCACCGTCGTCTAAGCGGGGCCCGCGGGCGGCTGTGACAGACCGATCGGCAAAAAAGCTTGACCGCGCCGTCGCCAACCGCTACTGTACTAGTTACCTAGAACAGGAGGCCAATTCGATGCTGTTCCACATCGACCCCAGCAATGGGGTCGCCATTTACGACCAAGTCGTCCGCCAGGTGAAGTTTGCCGTCGCCGACGGCGTGCTACGCGAAGGCGAAATGGCACCCAGCGTCCGCGAACTTTCCCGGCAACTGACCATCAACCCCAACACCGTCGCCCGGGCGTACAACCAACTGCAGACCGACGGGGTGCTGGAATCAATTCGCGGCACCGGGTTGGCCGTCAAGAAAAGGGCCACCGATCGGTGCCGAAAGGAACGTGACGCGATCGTCAGTGCCCGCATCGGCCAAGCGATCGACGAAGCCCTTCGCAGCGGTCTCGGCGTCGACCAGGTGCGTGACCTGGTTGAACAAGCACTGATCCAGTCCAACGAATCCCAACCGGAGGCCCAATCATGAATGCCCCCTCACCTGCCTCGGCCATCCGGTTCCAATCGGTCATCAAACGCTACCGCAAAACGACCGCGGTTGATCAAGTCAGCTTCGACGTGCCGTCGGGCGTGGTGTTCGCGTTGCTGGGCGACAACGGCGCAGGAAAAACGACGTCGATCAAAGCCATGCTGGGAACCGTACGCATCGACGGCGGCAGCATTCGCGTGCTGGGTTGTGACCCGGTCGCCGACAGTGTGGCATTGCGACACCGCATCGGCATCGTTCCCGAACAACCGTCGCTGTACGACTGGATGACGGTCGACGAAACGGGTTGGTTCGCCGCCGGCTTTCACGCCGAAGGCTTCTTAGCCCGCTATCGCGAATCCATTCGCCGGTTCGGTATCGCACCGGGCAAGAAAATTCGCGAATTGTCCAAAGGCATGAAAGCCAAAGTGGCTCTGTCTCTGGCAACCGCGCACGAACCGGAATTGTTGATTTTGGACGAACCCACCTCGGGCTTGGATCCGATGGTACGTCGTGAGTTTCTGGAAAGCATGATCGAACGTGCGGCGACGGGCCAAACGGTGTTTCTGTCCAGCCACCAGATCAACGAAGTCGAACGGGTCGCCGATCATGTCGCGTTGATGAAACAAGGCCGGTTGGTGCACTGCGAGTCATTGGAATCGCTGAAACGCAACACCCGTGAATTGCTGGTCAACGTGACCGATACCGGTGTTCCGTCACCGCTGGGTGGTGACAACGTCATCAGCGCTAACCGAACGGGCCGGCAATGGCGATTGCTGGTTCGTGACGTGACCGATTCGCAAATTGCGGAAATTGAAAACAGCGAATTCGTCGACCGCTGCAGTGTCAACGAACCATCGCTCGAGGAGATCTTTGTCGGCTATATCGGCGAATCGATGTCGACCGATGACGGAATGGCCCAGCCACGCCCCCAAAGTGACGATCAACCCCTTGCACCGGAGGTTTCGTCATGAGTGTGATTACCGAACCGGGATTTGGACGTCTGTTGTGGAAGGAATGGCGCATCGCTCGCAGCTTTGCGATCGTCCTGGCCGTCATTGGCGTCGGATTGTTGGCGATGGCCGCCTTTCTGGGCCGCGGCAGTGGTGACAGTTACACGATCGGCATGGCGGCGTTGGCGACCGGATTGCCGCTGATCGCGTTGGCCGGCATGGTGGCGACCGCTTTTGCCGCCGAACATGAAAACGGCACGGGAATCCTGCAGCGATCGCTGCCGACATCGGTTTCCGCCGTCGTGTTGTCGAAACTGATCGTCGCCGTGGTCGTTTCGTTGATTCTGTTTGCGATTCTGGCGTTCACCGCGGTGGCGTTGGCGGCCCCCGACAAAGTCGATCTTGGCAACCTAAGCGTGCTGGTCGCGGCCTTGGAAATGACCGCCTGGGGCATGCTGATATCGATGCTCAGCCGACGTCCGCTGGTCGCTTTGGTCCTGGCCGCCATGCTGGCAGTGGTGACCGCGTTTGCGATGGTTAGCCTGGCCGATTATCTGGCATGGACATTCGGTTGGACGGGCACGCTATGGAACACCCAATCGCAAAATAGTGCCTTGCGAATGGTGATGCGGTTGATCGCAATGTCGGTGGTGGCTGCATTGGCCGTTCGATCGTCCGGTGCCTGGTTTGATGACCGAGCCGCCGACTGGGGCCGCGCAGGTCAAGGGCTATTGGGCCGAGACACCGATGCATTGGCCAGTCGATCGGAAAAGGTCGCCACGGGTTCCCTGGCGCGACTTGGACGATTGGTCTGGTGCCAGTATCGCTCGGCACCCGGGATCTGGATCGGACTGACTGCGGTGATCCTGCTGATGGTGTACGCGATCCGTCGCGACGAAGAAGGCATCGCTTTGTTTCTGACGCTCGGCGGTTCGCTGTTCGGCGGCATCACGCTGGGCCTTTCGTCCGCCGAAAAGCGATTCCTGTTCGCCCAACCGATTCGGCCGCGTTTTCACTGGTTGGCGACCTTGGTGTTGCCCGGCGCGATCGTTGCGTTGTTCTGCATCGCATTGATGATGATGGATTGGCGTCGCCGCGAGTATTGGTTGTTTTGTTTTGGCCCTCTGGCCGGGTTCGCGGTCGGTCAATTGATCTCGCGTTTCGCCAAGTCAGGACTGATCGGATTCGGATTGTCACTTTTGACCGGCGTGCTGGTCATCTTTTGGATCTCGTTCGCGGTGATCCTGGCGATCCCGTTTTGGGTCGCCGTCCTTCCGCTGATCGTCTTTGCGTTCTTGGCGACTTTTCTGACCGCAAAGGGTTGGCTGTACCAATGGGACGACCGTGCACATCGCCGTTGGCTGGCCGTCTGCATCGGAGTGCCGGCGGTATTGATCCTGGCATTTGTGGCCGCGTTCCGAGCTTACGAAATACCGGCGGTCACTGCGCAACAGATCGCGGCATTGTCATTGCCCGATCTGCCACGCCAAGACCAAGGCAAAACGGCCGCATTCCTGCGGATGATTGACCCAAAGATCCATGGCAGACTCGGTGCTTCCTGGGGCGGGGGAATGTATCACTACGATCCCATTGCGGAGGTTGATGTCGACGTCCTCAGCGAAGCCTTGCAAGAAGACCGCATCGCATTGCCGACGGACACAGATCGCGTTCGCATTCGGCATGCGTTGGGAAAACTCAGCCTTGACACCCAACTTGCCGCTCGCCGGGCCATTGCCGACGGTGACAGCCAAGCGGCGCAGAAATTTTTACAATCGCTGATCCGCTTGAAAGCGTTGGCACAAGATGCTGGGTACAGCTATTTTTTTCAGCAAGAAAACGCTTGGCTGATACTCCAGTGGGCGACCATGCCGTCAACCGAGCCCGCAGCGATTCAAAGCATCATCGATCAGCTGACGCCTTTGGTTCCGGACAAAGAGTCGGCCTTGCGGTCACAGGCTCTGCAGAGCCATCTCCTTCAACAGTTGGCCGCCAACGATTCGGATTTCTTCAATCGGATTTGGGATCCGACGACACGTCGTGGTTTGATCGTCACCTCGTGGATGCCTTGGGAACGCCAGCGTTTGCAACGCTTTGTGGACCACCAGATTGTCCAATCGACTCAATCGCTTCGCCGTATGGCCGATATTATCGAGCGAAATCAACGCCCCGATTCCGAAGACTGGTTTGTCCGCCAGACGTACATCGGTGATCCGCATTTGCTGGTCCCCACCTATGAGTTCAAGCTTCAAGACGCCCCAACGTTCCTGCGATCGGTCCAGATGTACCGCGCGTTGATTGTCCGGATGGCCATTTTGCTGTGGCAAAAGACTCACGACGGACGACTTCCTTCCGCTGTCACCGACCTAAGTGATATCGTCGATGACGACGTCATGATCGATCCGGCACAGGGCCAGCCGTTCCTGATCGTTGCTGGAAAAGCTGCGCAGGTGGCCATTACAGAAGGCGAATACTGGGTTGAGATTGACGATGTACAGGTGGCACTCGTCTCGCCACAGTTTGCAGTTGAGATTGCCGAGAACAGCACGCTGGAGGATCCACGCTTGAAGATCGTCGGTGGTGATTCATCAGTCTATGACTTGGCGGATTTGCTGGCACGCGACACCGTGGTGGATGGACGCTATGCCCATGGAGCGCTGTATTACTATCGCCGTGCCACTTCCTACCCAATTCCCACGCTGGACAACGAACCGTCGTTGGATACCGATCGCCAGACGATTTCCGTCGGCGACGTCCGAGGCGGTGCAGATGACTGACCGATAAATCCTGAAGGGAATGGAATTGGCGGGCGAAAAGGGATCGTCGAATCGGAAGCTCGCAAGCTAAACTGAAGGCTGCCCCATTCGGGTCGCGAACATCTCGCCGTTCTCCCTCCCTCTTTTCTCCCGCCTTCGCCTTCCGTGCCACTGACCCTGACTTGTTCGAAGTGCGGCCAAAAGCTGTCCATCGCGGACGAGCTGAAGGGCAAGCAGGTCCAGTGCCCGAAGTGCCAGGAAATCTATCTGGTCGAAAAACGACAACCGACCAAAACCGCTCCGTCCAAGACCGCTGCGTCCAAGCCTGCCGCGCCGGCAAAAGCGGCATCGCCGAGGCGACCGGCCACGGGTCCGCCCAAGCCGACACGCAGCACGGCTGCACCAAAGCCCCAATCCACCGCGACCGGCAATTCAACCGCAAAGCCGACGTCCAAGACCGCCGATGATCCGTCGATCACGGTGTGCCCCAAGTGCAAGTCGAAGATGCGTTTGCCCGTCGCCCCGGGCGTGAACCATTTCATGTGCCCCAAGTGTTCGGCCACGATCACGGTCCGTACACCCGAGGTGGAAATCCCGTCCGAACCGTTGGCTCAGGTTTCGGCGATCGATGATGATCCCTTTGCGGACCTACCGGATGCTGGTGCGCCAGCACCGACAAGGTCATCACCACTTTCATCGGGATCAGCTTTTCCGTCCGCACCGGCGCCTGCTGGCAATCCCTATGCCTCATCGGGTGGTTACACGCCGCCGCGTCGCAATTCCGGCGGGTCGGCAAAGTCGACGGGCCTGCTGGGGCCGGGCTTGCTGATCGCGATT
The Crateriforma spongiae DNA segment above includes these coding regions:
- the fliP gene encoding flagellar type III secretion system pore protein FliP (The bacterial flagellar biogenesis protein FliP forms a type III secretion system (T3SS)-type pore required for flagellar assembly.); the protein is MADATVLPRQPVELTPESLDFLGGGPEKWTSPEGMASSLQILLLLTVLSLAPAVLLMTTCYVRIVIVLGLLRQAIGLQSLPPSQVMTSVALFMTLFVMTPVWNEVYDDAIKPYTDPEIEMSLTEAFEAGALPIRRFMARQIDQAENHEDVLLFLNYMDPDGPVPSGFEDVPIRVMLPAFILSELKVAFLMGFQIYLPFLIVDLVVASVTISMGMLMLPPAVISLPFKLLLFVLVDGWNLVVHMLMNSFG
- a CDS encoding GntR family transcriptional regulator, with the translated sequence MLFHIDPSNGVAIYDQVVRQVKFAVADGVLREGEMAPSVRELSRQLTINPNTVARAYNQLQTDGVLESIRGTGLAVKKRATDRCRKERDAIVSARIGQAIDEALRSGLGVDQVRDLVEQALIQSNESQPEAQS
- a CDS encoding ABC transporter ATP-binding protein encodes the protein MNAPSPASAIRFQSVIKRYRKTTAVDQVSFDVPSGVVFALLGDNGAGKTTSIKAMLGTVRIDGGSIRVLGCDPVADSVALRHRIGIVPEQPSLYDWMTVDETGWFAAGFHAEGFLARYRESIRRFGIAPGKKIRELSKGMKAKVALSLATAHEPELLILDEPTSGLDPMVRREFLESMIERAATGQTVFLSSHQINEVERVADHVALMKQGRLVHCESLESLKRNTRELLVNVTDTGVPSPLGGDNVISANRTGRQWRLLVRDVTDSQIAEIENSEFVDRCSVNEPSLEEIFVGYIGESMSTDDGMAQPRPQSDDQPLAPEVSS